Proteins encoded together in one Variovorax paradoxus EPS window:
- a CDS encoding lysozyme inhibitor LprI family protein: protein MRKTLRVAAWGVVAVLALLAGSAQAAADADDCNPNGNQQQMNACAARDFRAADAELNIRYGDVMKTLSPQMRVALRNDQRAWLKGRDPACKRASKANEGGSIWPLVFSTCLEKSTRKRTAELDRWKGREQ, encoded by the coding sequence GTGAGGAAAACGCTTCGCGTCGCGGCCTGGGGCGTGGTCGCTGTGCTCGCTTTGCTCGCCGGCAGTGCGCAGGCGGCCGCCGATGCGGACGACTGCAATCCGAATGGCAATCAGCAGCAGATGAACGCCTGCGCGGCGCGCGATTTTCGTGCAGCCGATGCCGAGCTCAACATCCGCTATGGCGATGTGATGAAGACGCTCTCGCCGCAGATGCGCGTTGCGCTGCGGAACGACCAGCGCGCATGGCTCAAGGGCCGCGACCCTGCGTGCAAGCGGGCTTCGAAAGCGAACGAAGGCGGCTCCATCTGGCCGCTGGTGTTCAGCACATGCCTGGAGAAATCGACCCGGAAACGGACCGCCGAACTGGATCGCTGGAAGGGCCGCGAACAATGA